One window of the Microtus ochrogaster isolate Prairie Vole_2 chromosome 10, MicOch1.0, whole genome shotgun sequence genome contains the following:
- the Cort gene encoding cortistatin, with amino-acid sequence MPATLPLEAAEGKRASLLTFLAWWHGWTSQASSSALIGGDTSEVSRRQESPPLQQPPHRDKKPCKNFWKTFSSCK; translated from the exons ATGCCGGCTACCCTACCGCTG GAAGCTGCGGAAGGGAAGAGGGCCAGCCTCCTGACTTTCCTTGCCTGGTGGCATGGGTGGACCTCCCAAGCCAGCTCCAGCGCCCTCATCGGAGGGGATACCAGCGAGGTGTCTAGGCGACAGGAAAGCCCACCTCTCCAGCAGCCCCCACACCGGGATAAAAAGCCCTGCAAGAACTTCTGGAAAACCTTCTCCTCTTGCAAATAA